A region of the Apium graveolens cultivar Ventura chromosome 6, ASM990537v1, whole genome shotgun sequence genome:
AAGGTATTATTGTTTTCAATTACAATTATCAGTAGTTAAAGATGCCCCTTGATAgagataaataagtcctgattttataattaatggactgctaggcccaattagaaaatgtatgatattcagaccagaaaggttaagtctgatggaccagatcaggcctgatggaataaaaaaggcccaaaagccctgattattaattaatttcgtaattaattaataagggacaaatcagatgttgaaaagagtcccgataaggatataaatccttggagattagcctcaagggaacctaaaaggataaggaatcagtttcctactacctaggactccaaagtccattctaattatgagacttacccaccaagtctcctataccaagtccaattcaaggactcccaacatctatataaggggtctcaccccaccaatcagaactacgttttttggcttgattctctaattcacagagatacgtaggcatctcgtaaaggcagattgagtcacgaaacacgagagcagccattaaaggccttgagctcccgaatcttagtaataaatatagcaaataacaaccttagctttttatccacAACACCCCTAGAACTTGGAGTTATACAAAAACAGATGGTTTCCGCCAAGTTACCATAACTTTATACTATGTGTTGATAAATTCTATGGTTTTAAACcttatattttaaaacttcaaGGACCTTTTTTTTACTGTGAATTTCGGCATGATTATGACTTTGATACATATGTAACAGATCAAATCAGCTCAGACGTCTTCGAATTGCATGGGGTACGGATATCGTAGCCGATTCTTGGAGTCACTTCTTCCAAACATCTCCTTTACTGGAGGAAATTTCTCTTGCCTTTACTTATATTTCTAATGAAACCGTAATACATGCCGGCAAATACTGTCCTAAACTCAAGACATTCAATTATCATATGAGAAATTATAAGGACTATTTCCCGTTGAAAAGAATCACAGGTACTGAAAATGAGTTTGTTATAGCGATTACACAAGGAATGCCTCAATTACGCCACCTAGAACTCATTGGTAATGATATGACAAACACGGGATTACAGGCCATTCTAGATGGTTGTCCTCACCTGGTGTCCCTTGATCTACGACGATGCTTCAATATTAATATGGATGGGAGATGTGGGAAGCAATGTTTAGAACATATTAAAGATTTGAGGCTTCCCGATGACTCTATagaagaagaagactatgaatatTTCTACGTATTCTGCTGCGAGGACATAGAATGTTTTTTCGAGATGAAGGAATCTTTCAATTGGATGTAAATTAACCGTAAAAATTGTACGTCTTTTTCTGGCTTTGTATTgggttttatttttaatattttaaagtAACATAAAGTAACGCTGATTAGAAAAAATATCATGATAATAATTTATAATCAATAATTAAGAACCATCTAATTAGGCTTGTTTTGAGCATTTTGGGTTTGACATTGGGTATATAGATTTATGTGTGGAAGAGAACTCAGAACCGAGAAAGAAGAaagaaataataaattataaGGATGTGTTATATATtcttttatttaataatatcTATCCCGCAATAATTCAAAAGTTAAAGGGATATTATCTATGGTGTCAAGGTAAAATTGGTTTTTCCGCTGATACCGACTTATATACATGACAACCTTGTACATTTGGTTTGTACTTGGAATATCCTTGTGTTAAGTAAATGTGATAGAATTGATTTCGGATGGCGAAATTAAtagattatttaattatttttttttgaaaagatACATAAAATAGATTCTCAAATCATGTAAAATGGAGTTAATATGAGTGAAATATTAATGGTGGAAGTTTGGTTACGAAGTTTAAAATATTTCACTcattttaactttattttatatgattcaaagatctatttaatatattt
Encoded here:
- the LOC141665048 gene encoding putative F-box/LRR-repeat protein 23, which gives rise to MVDINHLSEKRAYLLKMCMHAIDRSQGQLLDIKIERIARDELLKYLAENKRSNQLRRLRIAWGTDIVADSWSHFFQTSPLLEEISLAFTYISNETVIHAGKYCPKLKTFNYHMRNYKDYFPLKRITGTENEFVIAITQGMPQLRHLELIGNDMTNTGLQAILDGCPHLVSLDLRRCFNINMDGRCGKQCLEHIKDLRLPDDSIEEEDYEYFYVFCCEDIECFFEMKESFNWM